From one Streptomyces sp. N50 genomic stretch:
- the hisD gene encoding histidinol dehydrogenase has translation MISRIDLRGDALPEGPALRDLLPRADFDVSAALEKVRPICEAVHHRGDAALIDFAEKFDGVRLEQVRVPAQALSDALEQLDPEVRAALEESIRRARLVHREQRRTTHTTQVVPGGTVTEKWVPVDRVGLYAPGGRSVYPSSVIMNVVPAQEAGVPSVALASPPQAEFGGLPHPTILAACALLGVDEVYAVGGAQAVAMFAHGTESCAPANMVTGPGNIWVAAAKRYFTGKIGIDTEAGPTEIAVLADDTADPVHVAADLISQAEHDPLAAAVLVTDSVTLADAVEKELEPQVAATKHIEDRIAPALAGRQSAIVLVDGIDEGLRVVDAYGAEHLEIQTADALEIANRVRNAGAIFVGPWAPVSLGDYAAGSNHVLPTGGCACHSSGLSVQSFLRGIHIVDYTRDALADVAHHVVTLAEAEDLPAHGAAVKARFGWKVPGK, from the coding sequence GTGATCTCCCGAATCGATCTGCGCGGCGACGCCCTCCCCGAGGGACCCGCCCTGCGCGACCTGCTGCCCCGAGCCGACTTCGACGTCTCGGCCGCCCTGGAGAAGGTGCGTCCGATCTGCGAGGCCGTGCATCATCGGGGTGACGCGGCGCTGATCGACTTCGCCGAGAAGTTCGACGGCGTACGCCTTGAGCAGGTGCGGGTCCCGGCGCAGGCGCTCAGCGACGCACTGGAGCAGCTCGACCCGGAGGTGCGCGCGGCCCTGGAGGAGTCCATCCGGCGCGCCCGGCTCGTCCACCGCGAGCAGCGCCGTACGACCCACACCACGCAGGTCGTGCCCGGCGGCACGGTCACCGAGAAGTGGGTGCCGGTGGACCGGGTGGGGCTGTACGCCCCGGGTGGCCGGTCCGTGTACCCGTCGTCCGTGATCATGAACGTGGTGCCTGCCCAGGAGGCCGGTGTCCCGTCCGTCGCGCTCGCCTCGCCGCCGCAGGCCGAGTTCGGAGGCCTGCCGCACCCGACGATCCTCGCCGCCTGTGCGCTGCTGGGCGTCGACGAGGTCTACGCCGTCGGCGGTGCCCAGGCCGTCGCGATGTTCGCCCACGGCACCGAGTCCTGCGCCCCGGCCAACATGGTCACCGGGCCCGGCAACATCTGGGTCGCCGCCGCCAAGCGCTACTTCACCGGCAAGATCGGCATCGACACCGAGGCCGGCCCGACCGAGATCGCGGTCCTCGCCGACGACACCGCCGACCCGGTGCACGTCGCCGCCGACCTGATCAGCCAGGCCGAGCACGACCCGCTCGCCGCCGCCGTCCTGGTCACGGACTCCGTGACGCTCGCGGACGCCGTCGAGAAGGAACTCGAACCCCAGGTCGCGGCCACCAAGCACATCGAGGACCGGATCGCCCCGGCGCTGGCCGGCCGGCAGTCCGCGATCGTCCTCGTCGACGGCATCGACGAGGGCCTGCGGGTCGTCGACGCGTACGGCGCCGAGCACCTGGAGATCCAGACCGCGGACGCTCTTGAGATCGCCAACCGAGTGCGGAACGCGGGCGCGATCTTCGTCGGACCCTGGGCGCCCGTCTCCCTCGGCGACTACGCGGCCGGCTCCAACCACGTGCTGCCGACCGGGGGTTGCGCCTGCCACTCCTCCGGGCTCTCCGTGCAGTCCTTCCTGCGCGGCATCCACATCGTCGACTACACCCGCGACGCCCTCGCCGACGTGGCGCATCACGTCGTGACGTTGGCGGAGGCGGAGGACCTGCCCGCGCACGGCGCGGCGGTCAAGGCAAGGTTCGGTTGGAAGGTGCCCGGCAAGTGA
- a CDS encoding ABC transporter ATP-binding protein: MCAVRGLSKTYPAVRGRRGAPGTPEVRATDDVTLDIRRGEIFGLLGPNGAGKSTLVRQLTGLMRPDAGSVEILGHDIVRHPERAARILAYLGQESSALDELTVSLAAETTARLRGLDLREARAERDAVLDELGLTALAGRPLKKLSGGQRRLACVAAALVGERSLLVLDEPTTGMDPVARRAVWSAVDRRRAERGSTVLLVTHNVIEAETVLDRVAVLDQGKVIACDTPAGLKEQVAGEVRVELVWREKPPLDVPEVAALRDRAVESGRRWTLRLAPEEARVAVATVTGGAAFAALDDFTLATPSLEDVYLTLGGNAQGLVKA; encoded by the coding sequence GTGTGTGCGGTGCGCGGGCTCAGCAAGACCTATCCGGCGGTGCGCGGACGGCGCGGTGCGCCGGGAACCCCCGAGGTGCGGGCCACCGACGACGTGACCCTCGACATCCGCCGGGGCGAGATCTTCGGACTGCTCGGCCCGAACGGCGCCGGCAAGTCCACCCTCGTACGCCAGCTGACCGGGCTCATGCGGCCCGACGCCGGCAGCGTCGAGATCCTCGGCCACGACATCGTCCGCCACCCCGAGCGGGCCGCGCGGATCCTCGCCTACCTCGGCCAGGAGTCCTCCGCCCTCGACGAACTCACCGTGTCGCTCGCCGCCGAGACCACCGCCCGGCTGCGCGGCCTGGACCTGCGCGAGGCGCGGGCCGAACGGGACGCCGTACTGGACGAGTTGGGGCTTACGGCCCTTGCCGGGCGGCCGCTGAAGAAGCTGTCCGGTGGGCAGCGGCGGCTGGCGTGTGTCGCCGCCGCGCTGGTCGGGGAGCGGTCGCTGCTGGTGCTCGACGAGCCGACCACCGGGATGGATCCGGTGGCGCGCAGGGCCGTGTGGTCCGCCGTCGACCGGCGCCGGGCCGAGCGCGGGTCCACCGTGCTGCTCGTCACCCACAACGTCATCGAGGCCGAGACCGTCCTCGACCGGGTCGCCGTCCTCGACCAGGGCAAGGTCATCGCCTGCGACACCCCCGCCGGGCTCAAGGAACAGGTCGCGGGCGAGGTGCGGGTCGAGCTGGTGTGGCGGGAGAAGCCGCCGCTGGACGTCCCGGAGGTCGCCGCGCTGCGGGACCGGGCCGTCGAGTCCGGCCGCCGCTGGACGCTCAGGCTGGCCCCCGAGGAGGCCCGGGTGGCCGTCGCCACGGTGACCGGCGGGGCGGCCTTCGCGGCCCTCGACGACTTCACCCTGGCCACGCCCAGCCTGGAGGACGTGTATCTGACGCTGGGCGGGAACGCGCAGGGGCTGGTGAAGGCATGA
- a CDS encoding ABC transporter permease, with the protein MTVVSADVLPSGPLAVPEAADGGAAELGPKARLWPSMAAVYRAQLSRARVARIPLLFVATFQSVGILIMMRGVVDGGSHDAQFVVAGSSVLVVAYVGLNLLAQYFGQLRGSGGLDHYATLPVPPAAVVLGAAGAYASFTVPGTVLTAVFGCVLFGLPMGNIWILAAVIPLAGAALAGLGAALGLLAPRPELATLLGQLGMSAALLLGVLPADRMPDAVRFLRDLVPSTYGVEAFAQTFGAHPDWALVLGDLAVCAGVGVVSLAVAAWAYRRAAVR; encoded by the coding sequence GTGACTGTCGTATCCGCCGATGTTCTGCCGAGTGGTCCCCTGGCCGTGCCGGAGGCCGCCGATGGTGGCGCGGCCGAGCTGGGGCCGAAGGCCAGGCTGTGGCCGTCCATGGCCGCCGTGTACCGGGCGCAGCTGTCCCGGGCGCGGGTCGCGCGGATCCCGCTGCTGTTCGTGGCGACCTTCCAGTCGGTCGGCATCCTGATCATGATGCGCGGGGTCGTCGACGGCGGGAGCCACGACGCCCAGTTCGTGGTCGCCGGCTCGTCCGTGCTCGTCGTCGCCTACGTCGGGCTCAACCTCCTCGCGCAGTACTTCGGGCAGCTGCGCGGCAGCGGCGGGCTCGACCACTACGCCACCCTGCCGGTGCCGCCCGCGGCCGTGGTGCTGGGCGCGGCGGGGGCGTACGCCTCCTTCACCGTGCCGGGGACCGTGCTGACCGCCGTCTTCGGGTGCGTGCTGTTCGGGCTGCCGATGGGGAACATCTGGATCCTGGCTGCGGTGATCCCGCTCGCCGGGGCCGCGCTCGCCGGACTCGGGGCGGCGCTGGGGCTGCTGGCGCCTCGGCCCGAACTCGCCACGCTGCTCGGGCAGTTGGGGATGTCTGCGGCCCTGTTGCTGGGTGTGCTGCCCGCTGACCGGATGCCGGACGCGGTGCGGTTCCTGCGGGATCTGGTGCCCTCGACGTACGGCGTGGAGGCGTTCGCGCAGACGTTCGGGGCGCATCCGGACTGGGCGCTCGTCCTCGGTGACCTCGCCGTATGCGCCGGGGTCGGGGTCGTTTCGCTGGCCGTCGCCGCCTGGGCGTACCGTCGGGCTGCCGTCCGGTGA
- a CDS encoding DUF2567 domain-containing protein, protein MTAPLTPPPPPRDQSPHDAWQPPGDPDSPDSPGATDAPGDPGAGYPVYAPQEASYGADGPGIKTELIEAVVVTVASAVAGVLLGVLWWWLAPHVPLVGDVVDKSWVVYLKDSEGEQAVGVDGTFTLLAVAFGVVSALVVFLLRRRGGVPLVAALALGGLLAAFIAWRLGMWFGPTKDVLAHAKAVGKGVTFSAPLKLGAKGALLAWPVAALVVHLGLTALFGPRDPEPGYVQQGVGPTDGYGAPLS, encoded by the coding sequence GTGACCGCACCGCTGACTCCGCCTCCGCCGCCGCGTGACCAGTCCCCGCACGATGCGTGGCAGCCGCCGGGTGACCCCGATTCCCCGGATTCCCCGGGTGCCACGGACGCCCCCGGAGACCCGGGGGCCGGGTATCCCGTGTACGCCCCGCAGGAAGCGTCCTACGGGGCGGACGGGCCCGGGATCAAGACCGAGCTGATCGAGGCCGTGGTCGTCACCGTCGCCTCGGCGGTCGCTGGGGTGTTGCTCGGGGTGCTGTGGTGGTGGCTTGCGCCGCATGTTCCGCTGGTCGGGGACGTGGTCGACAAGAGCTGGGTCGTCTACCTCAAGGACTCCGAGGGTGAGCAGGCCGTGGGGGTGGACGGAACGTTCACTCTGCTTGCCGTCGCCTTTGGGGTCGTGAGCGCGCTTGTTGTCTTTCTGCTGCGGCGGCGTGGGGGAGTGCCGCTGGTCGCCGCGCTGGCCCTGGGTGGGTTGCTCGCCGCGTTCATCGCGTGGCGGCTGGGGATGTGGTTCGGGCCTACCAAGGATGTGCTCGCGCACGCCAAGGCTGTGGGTAAGGGGGTTACGTTCTCCGCGCCGCTGAAGTTGGGGGCGAAGGGGGCGTTGCTGGCCTGGCCGGTTGCCGCGCTGGTCGTTCATCTGGGGCTGACGGCGTTGTTCGGGCCCCGGGATCCTGAGCCGGGGTATGTGCAGCAGGGGGTTGGACCTACGGATGGGTACGGGGCTCCTCTGTCCTAG
- a CDS encoding oxidoreductase, whose amino-acid sequence MTEGAGIRAGDVPDDATAAEAGMWQAFRNGSVYDLSSGDSVVDDPHGGHPWGPERTVRARFVCWLLLDGPPALSGRVSSLKLTGVQISGVLDLAGGTVTPYVELKGCRFEREVLLPEARFQTVRLVNCSVPRLEAARVHTEGDLHLPRCRFHNGVRLTDAHIGTDLLLNQAIVYRDRTGRSIAADGMTVGQDLQAELLESHGELSLRSAKVGVSLSLRGARLANPYGRLALNAPQLTVGRTLYLTPAGVGGPWLSGTTPARGTRIQRFSCQGGVRLDDGRFGDAVDLERARFTFTDDQELSLLRVQAPELRFLGEKPQRGKVVLSGARVVNLIDGAGSWPGPGNLHMGGFTYENLVPQGPFPLDARLDWVAAATAEYAPEPYERLATVLRDAGEDEDAREVLLAKQRRRRESLPIAAKVWGFVQDWTVAYGYRPGRAAVWMAVLWAASSLAFAHADHAPVNSTGHPPWSPALFALDLLLPVIDLGQAGQWQLHGGWQWLSVALILLGWILATTVAAGATRLLRRG is encoded by the coding sequence GTGACCGAGGGTGCCGGCATCCGCGCGGGGGATGTGCCGGACGATGCGACCGCCGCCGAGGCCGGTATGTGGCAGGCCTTCCGCAATGGCAGCGTGTACGACCTGAGCAGCGGCGACAGTGTCGTCGACGATCCGCACGGCGGACATCCGTGGGGCCCGGAGCGGACCGTGCGGGCGCGGTTCGTGTGCTGGCTGCTCCTCGACGGCCCGCCCGCGCTGTCGGGCCGGGTGTCCTCCCTGAAACTCACCGGCGTGCAGATCAGCGGCGTCCTGGACCTGGCGGGCGGCACCGTCACGCCGTACGTCGAGCTGAAGGGCTGCCGTTTCGAGCGGGAGGTGCTGCTGCCCGAGGCCCGCTTCCAGACCGTACGGCTGGTGAACTGCTCGGTGCCGCGGCTGGAGGCGGCGCGGGTGCACACGGAGGGTGACCTGCATCTGCCGCGCTGCCGCTTCCACAACGGCGTACGGCTGACCGACGCGCACATCGGCACCGATCTGCTGCTGAACCAGGCGATCGTCTACCGGGACCGCACCGGCCGTTCGATCGCCGCCGACGGGATGACCGTGGGCCAGGATCTGCAGGCCGAACTCCTGGAGTCACACGGCGAGTTGAGCCTGCGCAGTGCCAAGGTGGGCGTCTCGCTGAGCCTGCGCGGCGCCCGGCTGGCGAACCCGTACGGCCGACTCGCCCTGAACGCGCCCCAGTTGACCGTGGGCCGCACCCTGTACCTCACCCCGGCGGGCGTCGGCGGCCCCTGGCTGAGCGGCACGACTCCCGCGCGCGGGACGCGCATTCAGCGTTTCTCGTGCCAGGGCGGGGTGCGGCTGGACGACGGCCGGTTCGGGGACGCGGTGGACCTGGAGCGGGCCCGGTTCACCTTCACGGACGACCAGGAGCTCTCCCTCCTGCGCGTCCAGGCACCGGAGTTGCGCTTCCTCGGCGAGAAGCCGCAGCGCGGGAAGGTGGTGCTGTCGGGGGCGCGGGTGGTCAACCTGATCGACGGGGCGGGCAGTTGGCCGGGCCCGGGCAACCTCCACATGGGCGGCTTCACGTACGAGAACCTCGTACCGCAGGGCCCGTTCCCGCTGGACGCGCGCCTCGACTGGGTGGCCGCGGCGACCGCCGAGTACGCCCCGGAGCCGTACGAGCGGCTCGCGACCGTGCTGCGCGACGCCGGTGAGGACGAGGACGCGCGCGAGGTGCTGCTCGCCAAGCAGCGACGGCGCCGGGAGAGCCTGCCGATCGCGGCCAAGGTGTGGGGGTTCGTGCAGGACTGGACGGTCGCCTACGGGTACCGGCCGGGCCGGGCCGCCGTGTGGATGGCGGTGCTGTGGGCGGCGAGCTCGCTGGCCTTCGCACACGCCGACCACGCGCCGGTGAACAGCACCGGGCACCCGCCGTGGAGCCCCGCCCTGTTCGCGCTGGACCTGCTGCTGCCGGTGATCGACCTGGGGCAGGCGGGCCAGTGGCAGCTGCACGGCGGCTGGCAGTGGCTGTCGGTGGCGCTGATCCTGCTGGGGTGGATCCTTGCCACGACGGTCGCGGCGGGCGCCACACGGCTGCTCAGACGCGGCTAG
- a CDS encoding LON peptidase substrate-binding domain-containing protein has translation MTTVRLPLFPLNSVLFPGLVLPLNIFEERYRAMMRDLLKTPEEDSRRFAVVAIRDGHEVASTAPGMPDQTAVPERGPAAGFSPDPLKAFHSVGCVADAATIRERADGTFEVLATGTTRMRLLSVDASGPFLTAELEELPEEKGDEAGALAEGVLRAFRQYQKRLAGARERTLSTGEAELPDEPAVVSYLVAAAMMLDTGTKQRLLQAPDTASRLRDELKLLRSETAIIRNLPSLPASDLTRGPTSLN, from the coding sequence GTGACCACCGTCCGGCTGCCGCTCTTCCCCCTGAACTCGGTTCTGTTCCCGGGGCTCGTGCTTCCTCTGAACATTTTCGAGGAGCGCTATCGCGCCATGATGCGCGATCTGCTCAAGACCCCTGAGGAGGATTCGCGCCGATTCGCCGTCGTGGCCATCCGCGACGGCCACGAGGTGGCATCGACCGCCCCGGGCATGCCCGACCAGACGGCCGTGCCCGAACGCGGGCCCGCCGCCGGCTTCAGCCCCGACCCGCTCAAGGCCTTCCACTCGGTGGGCTGTGTCGCAGACGCGGCCACGATCCGCGAACGCGCCGACGGCACCTTCGAGGTACTGGCCACCGGCACGACCCGCATGCGCCTGCTCTCCGTGGACGCCTCGGGCCCGTTCCTGACGGCCGAGCTGGAGGAGCTGCCCGAGGAGAAGGGCGACGAGGCGGGCGCGCTGGCCGAAGGCGTGCTACGCGCGTTCCGCCAGTACCAGAAACGCCTGGCGGGCGCCCGCGAACGCACCCTGTCCACGGGCGAGGCCGAACTCCCGGACGAGCCGGCGGTGGTCTCCTACCTGGTGGCGGCGGCCATGATGCTCGACACGGGCACGAAACAACGTCTCCTCCAGGCCCCCGACACCGCCTCCCGCCTGCGCGACGAACTGAAACTCCTTCGCTCCGAGACGGCCATCATCCGTAACCTGCCCTCCCTACCGGCATCGGACCTGACCCGAGGCCCGACAAGCCTGAACTGA
- the ybaK gene encoding Cys-tRNA(Pro) deacylase has product MAKKQKQQQSGGTPATVALTTAGVPYELHAYDHDPSHPSYGEEAAEAMGVSPDRVFKTLLADVDGALTVAVVPVAGQLDLKALASAVGGKRATMADPTLAERTTGYVRGGISPLGQRKKLRTVLDASATTHPTICVSAGRRGLEVELSPEDLKTLTAAVLAPIGRA; this is encoded by the coding sequence ATGGCCAAGAAGCAGAAACAGCAGCAGTCGGGCGGCACCCCGGCGACGGTCGCCCTGACGACCGCGGGGGTGCCGTACGAACTCCACGCCTACGACCACGACCCCTCCCACCCGTCCTACGGCGAGGAGGCGGCCGAGGCGATGGGCGTCTCCCCGGACCGGGTCTTCAAGACCCTGCTGGCGGACGTGGACGGCGCCCTGACGGTCGCCGTGGTCCCGGTGGCAGGCCAACTGGACCTGAAGGCGCTCGCGTCAGCCGTAGGCGGCAAACGCGCCACGATGGCCGACCCCACCCTCGCCGAACGCACCACGGGCTACGTCCGAGGCGGCATCTCCCCCCTGGGCCAGCGCAAAAAACTCCGCACGGTCCTGGACGCCTCGGCCACCACCCACCCCACGATCTGCGTCTCCGCCGGCCGCCGCGGCCTGGAGGTCGAACTCTCCCCCGAGGACCTGAAAACCCTCACCGCCGCGGTACTGGCCCCCATCGGCCGTGCGTGA
- a CDS encoding histidinol-phosphate transaminase — MSFGIDDLPVRDELRGKSPYGAPQLDVPVRLNTNENPYPLPEALVERIAERVREAARDLNRYPDRDAVELRTELANYLTKTGSHRVGVENVWAANGSNEVIQQLLQTFGGPGRTAIGFEPSYSMHALIARGTGTGWISGPRNEDFTIDLAAAERWIAENKPDVVFVTTPNNPTGNAVPPETVLALYEAAQAAKPSMVIVDEAYVEFSHGDSLLPLLEGRPNLVVSRTMSKAFGAAGLRLGYLAAHPAVVDAVQLVRLPYHLSAVTQATALAALEHTDTLLGYVEQLKSERDRLVGELKALGCEVVESDANFVQFGRFADSHTAWQKILDQGVLVRDNGIPGWLRVSAGTPEENDAFLDAVRELMKEQST, encoded by the coding sequence GTGAGCTTCGGAATCGACGATCTTCCCGTACGGGACGAACTGCGCGGCAAGTCCCCTTACGGCGCGCCCCAGTTGGACGTGCCCGTACGGCTGAACACCAACGAGAACCCCTACCCGCTGCCCGAGGCACTGGTCGAGCGGATCGCCGAGCGGGTCCGTGAAGCCGCCCGCGATCTCAACCGCTACCCCGACCGGGACGCCGTAGAGCTGCGCACCGAGCTGGCCAACTACCTCACGAAGACCGGGAGTCACCGGGTCGGCGTCGAGAACGTGTGGGCGGCCAACGGCTCGAACGAGGTCATCCAGCAGCTGCTGCAGACCTTCGGCGGGCCCGGCCGTACCGCGATCGGCTTCGAGCCGTCGTACTCGATGCACGCGCTCATCGCGCGCGGCACGGGGACCGGGTGGATCTCCGGGCCGCGCAACGAGGACTTCACGATCGATCTCGCCGCCGCCGAGCGGTGGATCGCGGAGAACAAGCCCGACGTCGTGTTCGTCACGACCCCCAACAACCCCACGGGCAACGCCGTTCCGCCCGAGACGGTCCTCGCCCTGTACGAGGCCGCGCAGGCCGCCAAGCCGTCGATGGTGATCGTCGACGAGGCGTACGTCGAGTTCAGCCACGGCGACTCGCTGCTGCCGCTGCTCGAAGGTCGGCCGAATCTCGTCGTCTCGCGGACCATGTCGAAGGCGTTCGGGGCGGCCGGGCTCCGCCTCGGCTATCTCGCCGCGCACCCGGCCGTCGTCGACGCCGTCCAACTCGTACGGCTGCCTTACCACTTGTCGGCCGTCACGCAGGCGACCGCGCTGGCCGCCCTGGAGCACACCGACACACTGCTGGGGTATGTCGAGCAGCTGAAGTCCGAACGGGACCGGCTGGTGGGCGAGTTGAAGGCCCTCGGATGTGAAGTCGTCGAGTCCGACGCGAACTTCGTGCAGTTCGGGCGGTTCGCGGACTCGCACACCGCCTGGCAGAAGATCCTCGACCAGGGCGTCCTGGTCCGGGACAACGGCATCCCGGGGTGGCTGCGGGTCTCCGCCGGAACCCCCGAAGAGAACGACGCGTTCCTCGACGCGGTCCGTGAGTTGATGAAGGAGCAGAGCACATGA
- a CDS encoding NYN domain-containing protein — MDRCIVLVDAGYLLGAAASLLAGEPSRSRITVDHAALIQGLRERAESDTERPLLRIYWFDGAPDRVPQPEHRRLRVMPRVTVRLGALTRSDGRWAQKGVDAAMHAELTELARNRACSDVVLVTGDGDLLPGMMAAKEHGVAVHLWAVQAADGDYNQSEDLVAEADERRVLDRTWITKAVRAKDLGGVCAPPPVPRPEIAAILSAPLPESAPAARERPAEESEHATAEAGSENGSQERVPAPKGVPTPKDLASLKAPGAAAPAQQPASATLRWSSDKGWVDRPGGATEPPEVASMPTLAQLTTAEQRWADREEDITTVGGDPYEVGQVFARRWMGRLGDHGSHLQKLSGMYPRVPHRIDGELLRYAARFGLLAHKDDQIDEHDRYAIRAGFWREIDVRTAAEHAPAGE, encoded by the coding sequence GTGGACCGCTGCATCGTCCTGGTGGACGCCGGGTACCTGCTGGGGGCGGCGGCAAGTCTCCTCGCCGGAGAGCCCTCGCGTTCCAGGATCACCGTCGATCACGCCGCCCTCATCCAGGGCCTGCGCGAGCGCGCCGAGTCCGACACGGAACGACCCCTGCTGCGCATCTACTGGTTCGACGGCGCCCCCGACCGCGTCCCCCAGCCCGAGCACCGCAGGCTCCGCGTGATGCCCCGCGTCACCGTCCGCCTCGGCGCCCTGACCCGCAGCGACGGCCGCTGGGCGCAGAAGGGCGTCGACGCCGCCATGCACGCCGAGCTGACCGAGCTGGCCCGCAACCGCGCCTGCTCCGACGTCGTCCTCGTCACCGGCGACGGCGACCTGCTGCCGGGCATGATGGCCGCCAAGGAGCACGGCGTCGCCGTACACCTGTGGGCCGTGCAGGCCGCGGACGGGGACTACAACCAGTCCGAGGACCTGGTCGCCGAGGCCGACGAGCGGCGGGTGCTGGACCGGACCTGGATCACCAAGGCCGTACGGGCGAAGGATCTCGGCGGGGTGTGCGCGCCGCCGCCCGTGCCGCGGCCGGAGATCGCCGCGATCCTGTCCGCGCCGCTGCCCGAGTCCGCGCCGGCCGCGCGTGAGCGGCCGGCCGAGGAGAGCGAGCACGCGACCGCCGAGGCCGGCTCCGAGAACGGCTCGCAGGAGCGGGTGCCCGCGCCCAAGGGCGTGCCCACCCCGAAGGACCTCGCGAGCCTGAAGGCCCCCGGTGCCGCCGCGCCCGCGCAGCAGCCCGCGAGCGCGACCCTGCGCTGGTCCTCCGACAAAGGGTGGGTCGACCGGCCGGGCGGCGCCACCGAGCCGCCCGAGGTCGCCTCGATGCCGACGCTCGCGCAGCTGACCACCGCCGAGCAGCGCTGGGCCGACCGCGAGGAGGACATCACCACGGTCGGCGGCGACCCCTACGAAGTGGGCCAGGTCTTCGCCCGCCGCTGGATGGGCCGCCTCGGCGACCACGGCAGCCACCTGCAGAAACTGTCCGGGATGTACCCCCGCGTCCCGCACCGCATCGACGGCGAACTGCTGCGCTACGCCGCCCGGTTCGGCCTCCTCGCGCACAAGGACGACCAGATCGACGAGCACGACCGGTACGCGATCCGGGCCGGTTTCTGGCGCGAGATCGACGTACGGACGGCCGCGGAGCACGCGCCCGCCGGGGAGTGA